The genomic stretch ACGACGCCGTCGAGCCGGTGGGCGCGTATTACCGTCCGGGCCGCAATGTGGGGCTTATTGAGCAGGCCCAGGACAAGATTGAGGCATTGCTCAAGCTGGTGGAAGTACACGAAGATGGCCAGGTCAATCCGTACTCGATGCCCTGGTTGGCCAGTTGTTGCGATAAAAAGGCCGTACCGCGGTGCGCCTGTCTGGTGGGACGCTATCAGGGCTGCGGACAGGAGTGCTACTTGTGGGTCGAGCCGGGCAACGCGAAGACTTTCCGTGATTTCGTGCTGATCGTTCTCAGCCTGGCGCCGCCCGATGCGCAAGAAATGGCGCTGCCGACGCCCTCGGGAGTGGGCGCGGCCAATAGCCCGAATTTCTGACGCCGTCCGTTTGCCTTTGTCGTCACCACGGGCGACATCGCCTGACGGGCGGACTACCCGCGCAGAGGCGGCCTTGCCAGCCTACCGCCGCCGAGCCGCAGACGATAATCTGCTCTCTGAGCCGCTGCCCCAAACATCGTTCATCGTCGTAGCGGCGAATGGACCACGAATCGCCGCGAGTTCGACATTGCAAATCGACGGCACCGAGATCGAGGATACCTTCGCCGAGGCGTTTCGCATGCGCTACGCGCGGCTGCTGGTTACCGCGCACGACGAGCATTGGTTGCAGGCCGCGGTGGGTGAATTCACAGGTTACGCGGCCTCGGTGATCGCCTGCGATGCGGAAGCCGGCATCGAGCACAAGCTTGGCGAGAGCGACACTCCCGACGGTCGCCCTGGGGTGGCTGTGCTGGTATTCGGGTTTTCGATCGAGGCGCTGGCCAAGGCGGTGCCTAATCGCGCAGGCCAATGCCTGATGACCTGCCCGACGTCAGCCGTTTACGACGGCCTTCCCGGCGGCGAAGAGCGCATTGCGCTCGGAAGCCACCTCCGCTTCTTTGGCGATGGCTATCAGAAGAGCAAACTGCTGCTGGGACGCCGCTATTGGCGGGTCCCGGTCATGGATGGTGAGTTCCTGGTCGAGGATACGCTGGGTATTGGAAAGGGGGTCGCCGGGGGCAATCTGATCATTCAAGGGGAAGACTTGCCGGCTGCATTGTCTGCCGCGCGCCGCGCCGTCGAGGCATTGCGTGATATGCCGGGCATCATCACCCCGTTCCCCGGCGGCATCGCGCGGAGCGGTAGCAAAGTGGGATCGCGTTACAAAAAACTGCGGGCCTCGACGGCCGATGCCTTCTGTCCAACACTGCGTGGCCGCGTCGCGACGCAGTTGCATCCCGGTGCCAACTGCGCCTACGAAATGGTGATCGACGGGACCGACGAGCCGACGATCGCCACGGCCATGGCGGCCGGGGTTCGCGCCGCCGCGGGGCCACGCATTGTCGCCATCAGCGCCGGTAACTACGGCGGCAAGCTAGGCAAGTTTCATTTTCATTTGCACAAGGTCCTGTCGGGGGCCGAGTGAGAACGTCGGTCGCGCGCGTCTCAGCCGATATGGGTGGCTGGATGACAGCGCCTGTGCGTCCACCAAATGGCGTCCGCGGCGCGCGCGGTGTAAGGTAGAATCGGTCACGCATACGTTGCCCGCCCTTTTTTCTGCTCACTTATCATGCCCGAGAATCGCTGGGATTTGCTCGCGCGCCGCTACGATACCGGCGAGATCGTGCGCGTAGCGATGGCCGGCACGCGGATTGAAAGCGTCCAGAGTCCAGGCGTGCCGTTGTCGGGATCAACGTCGGCATCAACATTGTCCCAGGCCGTAGACAATGCTGAAGAATCGTCTCTTCCGTGGGTTTCACCGGGATTTGTCGACATCCAAATCAATGGCTACGGTGGGCAGGAATTCAGCTCGCTCGACCTGACACCGCAGCGTGTTGCCGACATCGTACGACAGCATTTTGCTTTTGGCGTGACGCGCGTTTGCCCCACACTAACGACGCAAAGCCTCGCAGTGCTCTCGCATGGCGTGACCACGATTCGTGCTGCCTGTGAAAAATACCCTGATGTGAATCAGGCAGTTGCCGGCGTTCACTTGGAAGGGCCGTATTTTTCAACCGAGGACGGACCTCGTGGCGCCCACCCGGCCGAGCACTGTCGCCGGCCGAGTTGGCCGGAGTTTGTGGCGCTGCAAGAGGCCTCCGGTGGTCGCGTGCGTCTGCTTACAATGTCTCCCGAGTTTGACGAGGCGCCCGCGTTCATCGCGCGGGTTGTCTCCTCGGGCGTGACCGTGGCGATCGGTCATACCGGGGCGAGCGGTAGGCAGATTCGCGCCGCCGTCGATGCCGGCGCCCGGCTGAGCACGCATTTGGGCAATGGTGCCCATCGCATGCTGCGGCGGCATCCGAATTATCTTTGGGATCAACTGGCCGAGGATCGACTGTGGGCCAGCTTGATTGTGGACGGGCATCATTTGCCCCCCGAGGTCGTGAAGACGTTCTTGCGCGCAAAGACAACGGCCCGGTGTTTGCTGGTTAGCGACGTTTCCGGCCTGGCTGGTTTGTCGCCCGGCCGCTACACGAGTAGCGGCTGCGAGCTCGAGATTTTGGCCGACGGCCGCCTGGTGATTGCCGGACAGGACCAACTATTGGCCGGCGCCAGCGCGCCTATTGGCGTTGGCATCGCAAACGTGATGCGTTTCGCCGGTTTGGACGTGA from Pirellulales bacterium encodes the following:
- the fhcD gene encoding formylmethanofuran--tetrahydromethanopterin N-formyltransferase, which translates into the protein MAASSTLQIDGTEIEDTFAEAFRMRYARLLVTAHDEHWLQAAVGEFTGYAASVIACDAEAGIEHKLGESDTPDGRPGVAVLVFGFSIEALAKAVPNRAGQCLMTCPTSAVYDGLPGGEERIALGSHLRFFGDGYQKSKLLLGRRYWRVPVMDGEFLVEDTLGIGKGVAGGNLIIQGEDLPAALSAARRAVEALRDMPGIITPFPGGIARSGSKVGSRYKKLRASTADAFCPTLRGRVATQLHPGANCAYEMVIDGTDEPTIATAMAAGVRAAAGPRIVAISAGNYGGKLGKFHFHLHKVLSGAE
- a CDS encoding amidohydrolase family protein, with protein sequence MPENRWDLLARRYDTGEIVRVAMAGTRIESVQSPGVPLSGSTSASTLSQAVDNAEESSLPWVSPGFVDIQINGYGGQEFSSLDLTPQRVADIVRQHFAFGVTRVCPTLTTQSLAVLSHGVTTIRAACEKYPDVNQAVAGVHLEGPYFSTEDGPRGAHPAEHCRRPSWPEFVALQEASGGRVRLLTMSPEFDEAPAFIARVVSSGVTVAIGHTGASGRQIRAAVDAGARLSTHLGNGAHRMLRRHPNYLWDQLAEDRLWASLIVDGHHLPPEVVKTFLRAKTTARCLLVSDVSGLAGLSPGRYTSSGCELEILADGRLVIAGQDQLLAGASAPIGVGIANVMRFAGLDVTEAVGMATHAPATLLSIAASRLEAGSAADLVLFDLPADLNNVRDCAETGQAAPDPARAEAPNTNEGLTIRTTILAGQIVYQK